In the Ricinus communis isolate WT05 ecotype wild-type chromosome 3, ASM1957865v1, whole genome shotgun sequence genome, TTCAGGAATTGGATAGACAAGAAGTACTAGTTTGTGGGATTTGGTAGGAGAGGGTCTATTTATTTGCCACttaagaaagagagaagaggCCCTTTACCTTTCATCATAAACGAAAACGTTGCAATGAAACTAACGGTTTCACTTTCCACatgggagagagagagagattctTTATTCAATTAAGAGAACGAGACAATTGCAGTTTCGTATTGGACTGTACACTCCAACCTTACATATGGcaatatcatatttatatacttttgTCTTCCTCATGTGCATcagatgtatatatatttgatattattgcAACAGAATGTgcaatttcaaatttaaccCACAAAAAATATCCTGGAATTCTACAtgctttcatttcttttttcatcaaATAAGTTCTTTGATtctgtaattttatataatttcataagtTTTTCTGTGAAATTCGAATTTGAAATCTCCTGGTAAAAGTCTGAAATACCTACAACCGATTAACAACAAAAAGTTATTCATTTCCGAAacatatatatagttttgCAGAAAGGTGTTAATAGCAAGGAGAATTAGATGGTTGCTTTTCCATGAACATTTGACAGTTCGGCACTAGCACATTTCCTTTTAAAagttttgctttctttctccCCTGCAGCTGAAACTTTACTTAAAAGCTCCATTGATGGCACTATTTCTAGCATTTACCTAACCTTGAGCACTCCACTGCTCTACTATATCTTCTTGTGTAAAGTGAGTGAACCCATGAacactattattatttcaaatttttcttttccattttttgtttgttatttACTTTAGGGTGGCCTGGCCCCCCATTACTCTCCCTATTAAATTTGTCAGCAAAACAAATTTCAGAAAATTACAATTACACTGTTACTTCACGAACTTCATTCACAAATTCACTAGATGTTAGAGAGGCAGTCCTACTTACCATCAGGATAGCTGCAGCAGGTGGTTTTGGTCTTTATTGTGTCAGATTCCAAGGTTGTGATTGATGCTACATTAGAACAAAATCAATACACCTTGAGAGATCTGTTTAGCCATTTAGGGTATCAGGAACTCATCCCATAATGATTACGTAggttaatttttatctaaaatctggaatatatttctatttatatactaaattaatagataattaacatataattattaattttatataataaaatatgtatcattctcataattattttgatataaatctaaataataatttcccGTCATCTAATAACTTGGCCGATTGATCGGCGAGAGACATgggcaatttttttttttttcgtgtCTAGTTCTCTAGTGATCCTGTGGCATCAGATTCAACTTCTTGTGCTCTCTCTcattacttaattttttttaatagtaatgataatgatgatgatgaattacataaatatGCTATACTCTTTTGTTGCCAAATTGCTTCATTAAGGGATTTTCTGAATATATTTAAGCCAACTGATTATCAATGATGAGACACTCTTAATGCATTGCTAGACATAATCTTTTAATGAGTGATGCCTAAGCCATGGCAATATAATAGTCTAATGATTGGGTGACTAACACAAAATTCCACCCTCTGCATTTTATGGGTGTATGTACAACATAAAATTCTAATCAAAGAGGATTCCCAATATTTCAAAgggaaggaaaagaaataacaaagtGATGTATTCTGAAACATAATTGGATTGTAATCATAAAATACTCCGTTTCTTTGTAAAAGTTACAATatcaaaaaatcaaaaattaaatcatttgataaaaatatatgtaatcTGTGTATAATAGCATAAAAAAGCCAGTAATATTTAGGTAAAGATCTAAATCTAGACAGTATAAAAAATGacttatataatatgatcATAAAAATGACTTAcataaattatatgtataaattttataacaaGCATTTATGAATTTAGGGTATGTTTGGTTCGACTGATTAATGCAGTTGGTAATTTGTGGCTAATAGTTGGTAGCTAATAGCCGATAACTGGTAGCTAAAGACTGATAAATTGAACTGTTtcgtaaaattttattaggagTTGCtgttagtatgttaaatgacGATTGATAGtataacttattattaaatattttttaatttattatattatattcaataatataaattattaaaaataacttataacaattaaaaatattatagttaattttatttagctcaattataaaatatttataaatttgattttaaaaataaaaataaaatttaatttctactaataaaaatttctaattttaaatatcatattatgaatgtcataattatttaactattaagaataattttaaaataataactatttattgtaaaataaaaaaaatttaattatatgagatcaatttaaaataaattattattaataaattttaataagaataataatgtccaaataaaaaataatcaaatattctATAagctgataaaaaaaatactaaaatagaaataatacaGTCAGCAGCTAATTGTGACTAAATCAGCCatcaattgttattttttaaatctttattaaatactttaatataACTTTCAGTGAGCAAAAATTACTAGCTGCATCAAATTTCTAAATCGAATACCTTCTTAGTCGATCTTCATATGAATAAGATTTCTTACTTCACATTTTCCttgtaattaaaagaaaaaaaagtgtacataaataaatattatatataatggaTCAACAAACTTTCCGCCTGcaataatagaaatattaaattaattattcgtCTTCGTATTGACAAAATATGTGGAGAATAAACAAGTTGTCCTACACATATTTAGCCATTTTCATATTATCACCAAGACGCCTGTAAGGATCTTGCATTTTCTGAACCTCCATTGCACCAAAAACACCGTACTCACTTTCATCAGGGTCGccgccaccaccaccaccatcatCACTAGTTTGGTCAAGTGCAAGCAATTCTTCCTTATATTTAGCACTGTCAATCCTTGTTTGCATCACTCTGCCTCTGGAATCGTACCCTTTAAGCATGCTGACCACTTCCTTCATACTGGGTCGCTTTTCGGGCTCATTTTGCACACATAAGGCAGCAACATTGATAGTCTGTTTAAGCTGAGTTTCATCAAAGTTTCCTCGAAGCCTGGGATCAACAAGGTCTTTGATTCTTCCTTTAATGATCAATGGCTCTGCCCATTCAGTTATAGTCCTCTTAACACCGCCGGGAAGCTTTTCTATAGGTTTTCTTCCGGTAATAATCTCTAGCAAGAGGATTCCAAAGCTATATACATCACAACTTTCAGAGACTTTTCCCCACATTGCATATTCAGGTGCTAAGTACCCCAATGTGCCTTTAACTCTAGTTGTCATATGACTAACACCTTCTGGTATTAGCTTTGCAAATCCAAAATCTGCAACTAATGGCTCAAAGTCTGAGTCCAATAGCACATTGCTTGCCTTTATGTCTCTATGAATGATGTGGGGTGTAACTTCATGGTGTAGGTACCTAAGAACATTAGATTCAGAAGTTGTGTTAGAACTTGTTATTGTTTTAGGTTGTTCATAAAAACATATCAGGACATATTGGCTACACTGACACTCAGCACCTGCACAGTgtctaaaaaaatttcatttcacCTTAATTAAAAAGCATATATGTAGATTTATCtgatgattttttaattactttatatgtgaagtattaaataattctaCCACGAAAGTATGggtataatataatatataaagcaccatattataatattaaatatgagaaatgaaGCTTAGGCTATATTAGAAAAACATATTATTGTGTCTTTTCTCGTAGTTGTAAATTGACCTAAAATTGAATATCATATAGGACTTgttgttaaaattatataaggtgaatttgaatttgaatttgaaatgagAGTGTAGATTAGTCACTAACAAGAGGCCTTCTGCTGAACCAATGACAATCTTCATCCTCCTCCTCCAATCTAATTGCACTTCACCAGCAAATTGACCATGGAGATGAGACAATAAGCTTAGGTTAGGCATGTAATCA is a window encoding:
- the LOC8262025 gene encoding PTI1-like tyrosine-protein kinase At3g15890, producing the protein MGSSLSCCGNEKIDDGANLIGGGNNTATSWRLFTYKELHAATNGFSDDNKLGEGGFGSVYWGKTTDGLQIAVKKLKAMNSKAEMEFAVEVEVLGRVRHRNLLGLRGYCVGTDQRLIVYDYMPNLSLLSHLHGQFAGEVQLDWRRRMKIVIGSAEGLLYLHHEVTPHIIHRDIKASNVLLDSDFEPLVADFGFAKLIPEGVSHMTTRVKGTLGYLAPEYAMWGKVSESCDVYSFGILLLEIITGRKPIEKLPGGVKRTITEWAEPLIIKGRIKDLVDPRLRGNFDETQLKQTINVAALCVQNEPEKRPSMKEVVSMLKGYDSRGRVMQTRIDSAKYKEELLALDQTSDDGGGGGGDPDESEYGVFGAMEVQKMQDPYRRLGDNMKMAKYV